The following coding sequences are from one Paenibacillus stellifer window:
- a CDS encoding mannitol-1-phosphate 5-dehydrogenase yields the protein MRAVHFGAGNIGRGLIGPILSDSGYEVCFVARNERQVNQLRERGHYPVTLANDNRDRFTVDNVTAIRLSDTEEVAEAIAGAELVTTAVGITALKDIAETIARGIELRLSREGMKVKPLHVMACENGIGSGQQLKRSVYRHMNKPLRELAERCVAFPNVMVDRIVPVQKNKDPLEVLVEPYSEWVIPRSGLIGGDPELKGARYVESLDPYLERKLFTMNTGHCCAAYFGFLEGWPTVQKAMSDPGVRQRVYGVLKETGKVLIRKHGFDPAVHERYINKTMARFSNPNFSDKITRVARSPLRKLSPNDRLVKPALLAYEYGLDTPNLISAIASALFFDHPGDPEALSLQESLRTTGIHAVIEDRLGLVSSHPLHSMIAASFESIAMSYPHMAGSSYTALTPNVFDPSSAESQ from the coding sequence TTGAGAGCCGTACATTTTGGAGCGGGCAATATTGGCAGAGGGCTAATCGGGCCGATTCTGTCCGACTCCGGATACGAAGTGTGTTTTGTTGCCAGAAATGAGAGACAGGTCAACCAGCTTAGGGAACGGGGCCATTATCCCGTCACGCTGGCCAATGACAATCGGGACCGCTTCACAGTGGATAATGTGACCGCCATTCGCCTCAGCGACACCGAGGAAGTGGCGGAGGCCATCGCCGGAGCGGAGCTAGTCACTACGGCGGTGGGCATCACCGCTCTCAAGGACATCGCGGAGACCATCGCCCGGGGCATTGAGCTGCGATTGAGCAGGGAGGGGATGAAGGTCAAGCCCCTGCATGTGATGGCCTGTGAGAATGGCATCGGAAGCGGCCAGCAGCTCAAAAGATCGGTCTACCGCCATATGAACAAGCCGCTTAGAGAGCTGGCGGAGCGGTGCGTCGCTTTTCCGAATGTTATGGTGGACCGGATCGTTCCTGTCCAGAAGAATAAAGACCCGCTGGAGGTTCTGGTCGAGCCCTATAGCGAGTGGGTCATTCCCCGCAGCGGCCTGATCGGCGGCGATCCCGAGCTGAAAGGAGCCCGCTACGTCGAATCTCTCGACCCCTATCTTGAGCGGAAGCTGTTCACCATGAATACAGGACACTGCTGCGCCGCCTATTTCGGCTTTTTGGAAGGCTGGCCCACTGTACAGAAAGCGATGTCGGACCCCGGTGTCCGGCAACGCGTGTATGGAGTGCTCAAAGAGACGGGGAAGGTGCTCATTCGCAAGCACGGGTTCGACCCTGCCGTCCATGAACGGTACATCAATAAGACGATGGCAAGATTCTCCAACCCCAATTTTTCCGATAAAATCACACGTGTCGCCCGTTCCCCGCTTCGCAAGCTGTCGCCCAATGACCGTCTGGTTAAGCCCGCTCTGCTGGCTTATGAGTACGGGCTGGATACTCCAAATCTGATCTCGGCTATCGCATCGGCCCTGTTCTTTGATCATCCCGGCGATCCGGAGGCTTTGTCCCTTCAGGAATCGCTCCGCACAACGGGCATACATGCCGTCATTGAAGACAGACTGGGCCTTGTGTCCAGCCATCCGCTTCACAGCATGATCGCAGCTTCCTTCGAGAGCATTGCTATGAGCTATCCCCATATGGCGGGCAGCTCTTATACAGCTTTGACCCCAAACGTGTTTGACCCGTCATCAGCCGAAAGCCAGTAA
- a CDS encoding ferredoxin, which yields MSKYVKVKKDSCIACGSCGSAAPEIFDFDDDGLAEVIFEGDGNKGVTLIASDLLEELNDAIDSCPTSCIKTAAAPFA from the coding sequence ATGAGCAAATATGTAAAGGTAAAGAAAGATTCCTGTATCGCGTGTGGAAGCTGCGGATCGGCAGCTCCGGAAATATTCGATTTTGACGATGACGGCCTGGCGGAAGTGATCTTTGAAGGCGACGGCAACAAAGGCGTAACCCTTATTGCAAGCGATCTGCTGGAAGAGCTTAACGATGCGATCGACAGCTGTCCGACCAGCTGCATCAAGACGGCTGCCGCACCTTTCGCCTGA
- the nifB gene encoding nitrogenase cofactor biosynthesis protein NifB: protein MSDSAVLKHPCYSEQAHHHFARMHAAVAPKCNIRCNYCNPKFDCVNESRPGVVSQVLSPEEAADQVVWTMSRLPQLSVFGIAGPGDPLANADAVFRTFRLVSEHDPDFHLCLSTNGLMLPDYIEQITELGIRHVTVTMNAVDPAIGARVYEKVFYDGVLYNGEEAARLLINRQLLGIEMLAKAGILCKVNSVHIPEVNGEHLAEVTRTVKKLGAFSHNIMPLILSPGSFYAKQGYRVPTGEESAAVQQASSEIMPVMRHCRQCRADAVGMLGDDLSQAPDLIQNAVLFDKAGRDAHQEMLVARMNKSVELAEGSWDGAVKVAVATRGSGQINQHFGHAREFLIYEARESGEHRLVGVRKVQAYCNGLADCGEDEGGSGVRIFAETVHMLKDCIMLLCSGIGKAPASKLKHAGIMPIVCKGDIDSQLRDNVKFYHYFAGGCR, encoded by the coding sequence ATGTCGGATTCGGCTGTATTGAAGCATCCCTGTTACAGCGAACAGGCGCATCATCATTTTGCACGCATGCACGCAGCGGTGGCGCCCAAATGCAATATTCGCTGCAACTACTGCAACCCGAAGTTTGACTGTGTCAATGAAAGCCGGCCGGGCGTTGTCAGCCAGGTGCTGTCTCCGGAGGAGGCCGCTGACCAAGTAGTCTGGACGATGTCCCGTCTGCCCCAGCTGTCCGTTTTCGGAATTGCAGGCCCTGGTGATCCGCTGGCCAATGCCGATGCGGTATTCCGCACCTTCCGTCTGGTGTCGGAGCACGACCCTGATTTCCATCTATGCCTCAGTACGAACGGTTTGATGCTGCCCGATTATATCGAGCAAATCACCGAGCTCGGCATCCGTCATGTCACCGTCACAATGAATGCGGTGGATCCTGCAATCGGCGCTCGCGTCTATGAGAAGGTCTTCTATGACGGCGTGTTGTACAACGGGGAGGAAGCGGCCCGGCTGCTCATTAATCGGCAGTTGCTCGGCATTGAGATGCTTGCCAAAGCGGGCATTCTCTGCAAGGTGAACTCCGTGCACATCCCTGAAGTGAACGGGGAGCATTTGGCCGAGGTAACCCGAACGGTGAAGAAGCTTGGCGCTTTTAGCCATAATATTATGCCGCTGATCCTTTCGCCCGGCAGCTTCTATGCCAAGCAAGGCTACCGGGTGCCTACCGGTGAAGAATCGGCTGCTGTGCAGCAGGCATCGTCGGAGATTATGCCGGTCATGCGCCACTGCCGCCAGTGCCGGGCGGACGCTGTCGGCATGCTGGGCGACGATCTGAGCCAGGCTCCGGATCTGATCCAGAATGCGGTTCTGTTCGACAAGGCCGGAAGAGACGCGCATCAGGAGATGCTGGTCGCCCGGATGAACAAAAGCGTGGAGCTGGCCGAAGGAAGCTGGGATGGTGCTGTTAAGGTGGCCGTTGCGACCAGGGGGTCCGGCCAGATCAATCAGCATTTCGGACATGCACGCGAGTTTCTGATCTACGAGGCCCGGGAATCGGGTGAACATCGTCTCGTAGGCGTCCGCAAGGTGCAGGCATACTGCAACGGACTGGCGGATTGCGGCGAGGATGAAGGAGGCAGCGGAGTTCGAATATTTGCAGAGACGGTGCATATGCTCAAGGACTGCATCATGCTGCTCTGTTCCGGAATCGGAAAGGCTCCGGCCAGCAAGCTGAAGCATGCGGGTATTATGCCGATCGTCTGCAAAGGGGATATCGACAGTCAGCTTCGGGACAATGTCAAGTTCTATCATTATTTTGCGGGAGGATGCCGTTAA
- a CDS encoding HAD family hydrolase yields MIKALIFDFDGTIIDTETAWYTAFNEAYRKHGVELTLEQYSTCIGTSLNSFNPYEYLMTDLNLPIDKEAFRISVQGRHRELMELQKMRPGIKRYLEAGKATGLKIGLASSSSAEWVETYLNQLGIRDYFDCIRTSDHVKRVKPDPELYLQALSCLGVSPEEAVAIEDSPNGARAAAAAGMKCVVTPNEITSFLTFDTPHHRIESLDLLEFDHVITRRCFQEPGLQV; encoded by the coding sequence TTGATCAAAGCACTCATATTTGACTTCGACGGAACGATTATCGATACCGAGACAGCATGGTATACAGCCTTTAACGAAGCTTACCGGAAGCATGGCGTAGAGCTGACGCTTGAACAGTACTCTACGTGCATCGGAACAAGCCTGAACAGCTTTAACCCCTATGAATATTTAATGACGGATCTCAACCTTCCCATCGACAAGGAGGCGTTCCGGATTTCCGTTCAGGGCAGACATCGCGAGCTGATGGAGCTTCAGAAGATGCGGCCCGGTATTAAGCGTTATCTGGAAGCGGGCAAGGCAACCGGACTCAAGATCGGTCTTGCATCGAGTTCCTCTGCCGAATGGGTGGAGACTTATTTGAACCAGCTTGGCATCCGCGACTATTTTGACTGCATCCGGACCTCGGATCATGTCAAGCGGGTGAAACCCGACCCCGAACTGTATCTCCAGGCCCTGTCCTGCCTCGGCGTATCGCCTGAGGAAGCGGTGGCGATCGAAGATTCCCCTAACGGGGCGCGTGCGGCTGCGGCTGCAGGAATGAAATGCGTCGTTACGCCGAACGAAATCACGAGCTTCCTTACGTTTGACACCCCGCATCACAGGATTGAAAGCCTGGACCTTCTCGAATTTGACCATGTGATTACCCGCCGGTGCTTCCAGGAACCCGGACTGCAGGTATAA